In Primulina huaijiensis isolate GDHJ02 chromosome 16, ASM1229523v2, whole genome shotgun sequence, a single genomic region encodes these proteins:
- the LOC140960895 gene encoding pirin-like protein: MISLYKLLQVNLKKPTIPRISNIQRKTISCSSRKIMSSSEENLGFLQPRLVSMKLLAKSQSEGDGAVAKRSIGRQELKSLDPFLMLDEFSISPPAGFPDHPHRGFETVTYMLQGGVTHQDFAGHKGTIHEGDIQWMTAGRGIVHSEMPAGDGPNTGLQLWINLASKNKMIDPRYQELLDKEIPRVEKDGVTVKIIAGESMGVQSLVYTQTPTMFLDFAVKPNAQYHQIIPKSWNAFVYVLKGEGVFCTPISHPTSAHHILVLGPGDGLSVWNKSSIPLRLILVGGQPLNEPVAQHGPFVMNSQAEIEKTIEDYFYGRNGFEKVRYWRSN; the protein is encoded by the exons ATGATTTCTTTATATAAACTTCTGCAGGTGAATCTTAAGAAGCCCACAATTCCCAGAATCAGCAATATACAAAGAAAAACAATATCTTGTTCTTCGAGAAAAATCATGTCCTCTTCGGAAGAAAACTTGGGATTTTTGCAGCCGAGATTGGTTTCCATGAAATTGTTGGCTAAGTCACAGAGTGAAGGTGACGGCGCTGTAGCTAAAAGAAGCATTGGAAG GCAAGAATTGAAGTCTCTGGATCCATTCCTCATGCTGGATGAATTTTCAa TTTCACCTCCTGCTGGATTTCCCGATCATCCACACCGTG GTTTCGAGACCGTTACATATATGTTGCAGG GAGGTGTCACTCATCAAGATTTTGCTGGGCACAAGGGTACGATACATGAGGGCGATATTCAG TGGATGACAGCAGGGAGAGGCATCGTTCATTCGGAAATGCCTGCAGGGGATGGCCCAAACACTGGTCTGCAGCTGTGGATCAATCTCGCTTCCAAGAATAAAAT GATTGATCCACGGTACCAAGAATTACTCGATAAAGAAATCCCAAGGGTGGAGAAAGATGGAGTTACCGTTAAAATTATTGCAGGGGAGTCAATGGGGGTCCAGTCTCTGGTATATACACAAACCCCGACAATGTTTCTCGACTTCGCCGTGAAACCAAATGCTCAATACCATCAAATTATCCCCAAGTCATGGAATGCCTTCGTCTATGTACTCAAAGGTGAAGGAGTATTTTGCACCCCAATTTCTCATCCTACATCCGCACACCATATCCTCGTCTTGGGTCCTGGTGATGGCCTTAGCGTATGGAACAAATCTTCGATACCATTGAGGCTTATTTTGGTCGGTGGGCAGCCGCTCAACGAACCGGTAGCTCAACATGGTCCTTTTGTGATGAATTCACAAGCCGAAATCGAGAAGACCATCGAAGATTATTTTTATGGGAGGAATGGTTTTGAAAAGGTGAGGTACTGGAGATCTaactga